Proteins encoded by one window of Acinonyx jubatus isolate Ajub_Pintada_27869175 chromosome X, VMU_Ajub_asm_v1.0, whole genome shotgun sequence:
- the LOC106973105 gene encoding eukaryotic translation initiation factor 1, with product MSAIQNLHSFDPFADASKGDDLLPAGTEDYIHIRIQQRNGRKTLTTVQGIADDYDKKKLVKAFKKKFACNGTVIEHPEYGEVIQLQGDQCKNICQFLVEIGLAKDDQLNVHGF from the coding sequence ATGTCCGCTATCCAGAACCTCCACTCTTTCGACCCCTTTGCTGATGCAAGTAAGGGTGATGATCTGCTTCCCGCTGGTACTGAGGATTATATCCATATAAGAATtcaacagagaaatggaaggaagaccCTTACTACTGTCCAAGGGATCGCTGATGATTACGATAAAAAGAAACTAGTGAAGGCATTTAAGAAGAAATTTGCCTGCAATGGTACTGTAATTGAGCATCCAGAATATGGAGAAGTGATTCAGCTACAGGGTGACCAGTGCAAGAACATATGCCAGTTCCTTGTAGAGATTGGATTGGCTAAGGACGACCAGCTGAATGTTCATGGGTTTTAA